A genomic segment from Anas acuta chromosome 29, bAnaAcu1.1, whole genome shotgun sequence encodes:
- the AQP2 gene encoding aquaporin-2, whose product MMWELRSVAFTRAVLAEFLATLVFILFGLGSALNWPSASSPSILQIALAFGLAISTLVQALGHISGAHINPAVTVACLIGSHVSFLRAVFYVVAQLLGAVVGAAILHKITPADSQEGLAINKLHNETTTGQAVTVELFLTFQLVLCIFASTDERREDNLGSPALSIGLSVTVGHLLGIRYTGCSMNPARSFAPAVIVGDFSDHWVFWVGPLIGAAAASILYNYFLFPQSKTFSERLAIFKGLEPEEDWAEREVRRRQSVELHSPQTLPRGMSEKV is encoded by the exons ATGATGTGGGAACTCCGATCCGTAGCCTTCACCCGGGCTGTCCTTGCAGAATTTTTGGCAACCTTGGTCTTCATCCTCTTTggtctgggctctgctctgaaCTGGCCCTCAGCTTCCTCCCCGAGCATCCTCCAAATCGCGCTGGCTTTTGGCTTGGCCATCAGCACACTGGTCCAAGCCTTGGGGCACATCAGCGGAGCCCACATCAACCCAGCGGTGACAGTGGCTTGCCTCATCGGCTCCCACGTCTCCTTCCTCCGCGCAGTCTTCTATGTGGtggcccagctcctgggggctgtTGTGGGGGCTGCCATCCTACACAAGATTACACCAGCAGACTCCCAGGAAGGCTTAGCCATCAACAAG CTGCATAACGAGACGACGACGGGGCAGGCGGTGACCGTCGAGCTCTTCCTCACCTTCCAGCTGGTCCTGTGCATCTTCGCTTCCACCGATGAGCGCCGGGAGGACAACCTGGGATCCCCCGCCCTGTCCATTGGCCTTTCCGTCACTGTTGGACATCTCCTTGGG ATCCGTTACACCGGCTGCTCCATGAATCCGGCCAGATCTTTCGCCCCTGCTGTGATAGTTGGAGACTTCAGTGACCACTGG GTCTTCTGGGTGGGCCCTCTGAtcggggcagcagcagcttccatcCTCTACAATTACTTCCTCTTCCCACAGTCCAAAACCTTCTCAGAGAGACTTGCCATCTTCAAGGGTTTGGAGCCAGAGGAGGACTGGGCAGAGCGCGAGGTCCGCCGGCGGCAGTCGGTGGAGCTGCACTCACCGCAGACCCTGCCGAGGGGGATGTCAGAGAAGGTGTAG